From Microbacterium invictum, the proteins below share one genomic window:
- a CDS encoding alpha/beta fold hydrolase has product MRLTTYLPARQPRATLALLPSHGTTTRMWGSVVQLIPPRLGAEMLLFDLPGHGGAPALAEVDIGSLATEIAQQIESTRCTGRVVIAGASTGGAIALEAAVRPELMITGVALFNSALLFGSPEGWAAIVAAATRHGTPAFDPAGTRRGWFTVVFAEGAGADVVADTLHDLADVDLSSHLACCRALAEYDGRHLARPVTTRGLAVGGTADRAVSASNMRAFAADSSTFRYEELPGAHLSVIENASGAADLLSALLRDSVARHHATAKETT; this is encoded by the coding sequence TTGAGATTGACGACGTATCTGCCTGCTCGACAACCGCGCGCGACCCTCGCTTTACTGCCTTCACACGGAACGACAACGCGCATGTGGGGGTCCGTCGTGCAGCTGATCCCGCCCCGTCTCGGGGCTGAAATGCTGCTCTTTGACCTCCCCGGGCATGGCGGCGCGCCCGCGCTAGCGGAAGTCGACATCGGCAGCCTCGCCACAGAAATCGCACAGCAGATCGAATCGACGCGATGTACCGGACGTGTCGTGATCGCAGGCGCATCCACGGGCGGCGCCATCGCATTGGAAGCCGCGGTGCGGCCGGAATTGATGATCACGGGTGTCGCACTGTTCAACAGCGCACTCCTCTTCGGCTCGCCGGAAGGCTGGGCCGCCATCGTCGCGGCCGCGACTCGTCACGGCACCCCTGCCTTCGATCCCGCGGGCACGCGCCGCGGCTGGTTCACCGTTGTATTCGCCGAGGGGGCGGGTGCGGATGTCGTCGCCGACACTCTGCACGACCTCGCCGACGTCGATCTGTCCAGTCACCTCGCGTGCTGCCGCGCACTCGCCGAGTACGACGGCCGACACCTCGCGCGTCCGGTTACGACGCGCGGTCTGGCCGTCGGCGGAACCGCCGACCGCGCCGTGTCGGCGAGCAACATGCGCGCATTCGCTGCGGATAGCAGCACGTTCCGATATGAGGAACTGCCGGGCGCACATCTGTCCGTCATCGAAAACGCCTCGGGGGCAGCCGACCTGCTCTCTGCTCTGTTGCGCGACTCCGTTGCGCGACACCACGCGACTGCGAAGGAGACCACATGA
- a CDS encoding IS110 family transposase — translation MPVRKGVSVMFTQTEDDEQIIERVAAPDIGKAEVVCCVRLPAPPGGKRRVQEVTTHSTMTRSLTELANLLVELGVERVVMAATSDYWRPPFYLLEAHVLEPRLVNAKDVAHLPGRPKTDVLNAAWLCKVAERQMLRPSLWSARGARRRTGWRRSSKTRASSRRWSPPISSVPPGGR, via the coding sequence ATGCCGGTTCGGAAGGGAGTGTCGGTGATGTTCACCCAGACAGAGGACGACGAGCAGATCATCGAGCGGGTCGCGGCGCCGGATATCGGCAAGGCGGAGGTGGTGTGCTGTGTCCGGTTGCCGGCACCGCCGGGAGGCAAGCGGCGGGTGCAGGAGGTGACAACGCATTCGACGATGACTCGGTCGTTGACCGAATTGGCGAACCTGCTGGTGGAACTGGGTGTCGAACGGGTAGTGATGGCAGCGACCAGCGACTACTGGCGGCCGCCGTTCTACCTGCTCGAAGCGCACGTGCTGGAGCCGAGGCTGGTGAACGCGAAGGACGTCGCACATCTACCGGGCAGGCCGAAGACGGACGTGCTGAACGCGGCCTGGCTCTGCAAGGTCGCTGAACGGCAGATGCTCCGGCCCAGCTTGTGGTCGGCTCGCGGGGCGCGGAGAAGGACCGGGTGGAGAAGGTCCTCGAAGACGCGTGCATCAAGCCGTCGGTGGTCGCCTCCGATATCTTCGGTGCCTCCGGGCGGGCGATGA
- a CDS encoding helix-turn-helix domain-containing protein: MTKILEEVVYNPGMTFAEVAKALDAPRSSVHGFIRGLLARGWLFEDNHRFYLGPAVYGLTLASGHIRAGLVTEGDLAELHDSTGLTVFLGVQAGEHLIYVAEAGSDTLVGYAARTDIRRTLLETAGGKALLVALPESQRNAYLRRRPPEDAALVDQFLSESVSIRESRIARNSLHQGSRFALATVLSNTAGEAVAEVTLVGESSDMLPREEELSQTLLRFVDGWRQRKGYSAREAV, encoded by the coding sequence GTGACGAAGATCCTGGAGGAGGTCGTCTACAACCCGGGAATGACCTTCGCTGAAGTGGCGAAAGCTCTCGACGCGCCGCGAAGTTCCGTGCACGGGTTCATTCGCGGACTCCTCGCCAGGGGCTGGCTGTTCGAGGACAATCATCGCTTCTACCTCGGGCCTGCCGTCTACGGCCTGACGCTCGCCAGCGGACACATCCGGGCCGGCCTTGTGACCGAGGGAGATTTGGCCGAACTGCATGATTCGACGGGGCTGACGGTCTTCCTCGGTGTCCAGGCAGGGGAGCATCTGATCTACGTCGCGGAGGCCGGATCCGACACGCTCGTCGGATACGCCGCACGGACCGATATCCGCCGCACTCTCCTCGAAACGGCGGGTGGTAAGGCGCTGCTCGTGGCTCTCCCGGAGTCGCAGCGCAATGCGTACCTGCGACGCAGGCCACCCGAGGATGCGGCGCTCGTCGACCAGTTCCTGTCCGAGTCCGTCTCGATCAGGGAGTCGAGGATCGCCCGCAACTCGCTGCATCAGGGCTCACGATTCGCCCTCGCGACTGTGCTGTCCAACACCGCGGGCGAGGCGGTAGCCGAAGTCACGCTCGTGGGAGAGAGCTCCGACATGTTGCCGCGCGAGGAGGAACTGAGTCAGACGCTGCTTCGGTTCGTCGACGGGTGGCGGCAGCGCAAGGGTTACAGCGCTCGTGAGGCTGTCTGA
- a CDS encoding NAD(P)-binding domain-containing protein yields MRVGFIGLGQMGRGMAANLLAAGHELVVTDIAPHAATELLAHGASWAATAEELARSVEVVFTSLPTPADVEDVAASLESGLGEGTAWFDLSTNSVDTVRSLAARLAEREVAFLDAPVSGGPNGAATGRLAIWVGGDRVAFDRHLELLQAIADKPAYIGPIGAGTIAKLVHNMTSLGISAVLGEMMTVGVKAGLEPLALFEAIRSGAAGRARSFDKFGNRVLSGDLDTPSFQLRLAYKDAGLAVRLAREFEVPTALCDIIYDEMTEAMDRGWGGRDSQAFLQLQQERAGVPPLQVDPADLAAVFDRT; encoded by the coding sequence GTGAGGGTTGGATTCATCGGGCTCGGCCAGATGGGCCGGGGAATGGCGGCGAATCTGCTCGCCGCGGGGCACGAGCTCGTCGTCACCGATATCGCTCCGCACGCTGCGACTGAACTGCTCGCACACGGCGCCTCCTGGGCGGCCACCGCGGAAGAGCTGGCCCGCAGCGTCGAAGTCGTCTTCACGTCCCTCCCCACCCCGGCCGACGTCGAGGATGTCGCCGCGAGCCTTGAGTCGGGTCTGGGCGAGGGGACGGCGTGGTTCGATCTGTCGACCAACTCGGTCGATACTGTCCGCTCCCTCGCAGCGCGACTCGCCGAGCGAGAAGTCGCCTTCTTGGACGCACCGGTGAGCGGCGGACCGAACGGCGCCGCCACCGGCCGGCTGGCGATCTGGGTGGGTGGCGATCGAGTTGCGTTCGATCGACACCTCGAACTTCTCCAGGCGATCGCCGACAAACCGGCCTACATCGGCCCCATCGGTGCGGGTACGATCGCGAAGCTCGTGCACAACATGACAAGCCTCGGCATCTCGGCGGTGCTGGGCGAAATGATGACAGTGGGCGTGAAGGCGGGCCTCGAGCCGCTCGCACTCTTCGAGGCAATCCGCTCCGGAGCAGCCGGGCGCGCTCGCAGTTTCGACAAATTCGGCAACCGGGTTCTGTCCGGAGATCTCGACACCCCCAGCTTCCAGCTTCGCTTGGCATATAAGGACGCCGGACTCGCGGTTCGCCTCGCGCGTGAGTTCGAAGTTCCCACGGCGCTGTGCGACATCATCTACGACGAGATGACCGAGGCCATGGATCGAGGCTGGGGTGGCCGCGACAGCCAGGCGTTCCTGCAGCTGCAGCAGGAACGAGCCGGTGTACCGCCCCTGCAGGTCGACCCTGCCGACCTCGCAGCTGTCTTCGACCGCACCTGA
- a CDS encoding cupin domain-containing protein yields the protein MTESSIYVNRTSVGVPSDPVSGTFTGEAWRDVIVPRRDGINVADVFFTPCARTDWHTHEGGQLLIVRSGEGYIGDEHGAHRVAAGDTVWTPPGIRHWHGAAPDRTFLHTAVSIRGVEWSDPVTDGEYARWTAPDGN from the coding sequence ATGACCGAGTCGAGCATTTACGTCAACCGAACCTCGGTGGGGGTGCCTTCGGATCCCGTCAGTGGCACATTCACGGGCGAGGCGTGGCGCGACGTCATCGTGCCCCGACGCGACGGCATCAACGTCGCGGACGTCTTCTTCACGCCGTGCGCGCGCACCGACTGGCACACGCACGAGGGTGGCCAGCTGCTCATCGTCCGCTCGGGCGAGGGGTACATCGGAGATGAGCACGGCGCACACCGCGTCGCGGCGGGGGACACCGTCTGGACACCTCCCGGCATCCGGCATTGGCACGGGGCCGCGCCCGATCGCACCTTCCTCCATACCGCGGTCTCGATCCGTGGCGTGGAATGGTCGGATCCGGTCACGGACGGCGAGTACGCACGGTGGACGGCCCCCGATGGCAACTGA
- a CDS encoding alpha/beta hydrolase, which translates to MATEPPFVLLHGGRHGGWCWKRVAPRLRAAGHEVFTPTLTGLGERRHLLSPAIDLEVHVADLLGVFEAEELDDVVLVAHSYGGVVASRALQSLRERVRSFVLLDAHMPAEGQAVFDLVNPDKVQRMKQLIATEGDGWYVPVMDAKWWGLTDEEDIRWVNSRVTPQPARTYTDPVGRTDYARTHPYTFIECSDSALSGSEREWQRQRATKSPDGIRHLMIDGCHDVMVTEPQALAEMLLSVTDAPTGRVHPG; encoded by the coding sequence ATGGCAACTGAACCCCCATTCGTCCTGCTCCACGGCGGCCGTCACGGCGGATGGTGCTGGAAGCGTGTCGCACCGCGGCTGCGGGCGGCCGGGCACGAGGTCTTCACCCCGACACTGACCGGCCTGGGGGAGCGAAGGCACCTGCTCAGCCCTGCCATCGACCTCGAGGTGCACGTCGCCGACCTGCTCGGCGTCTTCGAAGCAGAAGAACTCGACGACGTCGTCCTTGTCGCCCACAGCTACGGTGGCGTGGTGGCGTCCCGCGCGCTGCAGTCGCTGCGGGAACGGGTCCGCAGTTTCGTCCTGCTCGACGCGCACATGCCCGCCGAGGGGCAGGCGGTGTTCGACCTGGTCAATCCCGACAAGGTGCAGCGCATGAAGCAGCTCATCGCGACCGAGGGCGATGGCTGGTACGTGCCGGTCATGGATGCGAAGTGGTGGGGGCTCACGGATGAGGAAGACATCCGATGGGTCAATTCGAGGGTCACGCCTCAGCCTGCACGCACATACACAGACCCCGTCGGACGGACGGACTATGCACGGACGCATCCCTACACGTTCATCGAATGCAGCGACTCCGCACTCTCCGGCAGCGAACGCGAGTGGCAGCGACAGCGCGCAACGAAATCACCCGATGGCATCCGTCACCTGATGATCGACGGATGCCACGACGTCATGGTCACCGAGCCGCAGGCGCTTGCGGAGATGCTCCTGTCGGTGACCGATGCACCGACCGGTCGAGTGCACCCCGGCTAA
- a CDS encoding carboxylesterase/lipase family protein — MFRFRTAAAVTVIATLVITGFVGSSASAAPPWWHPGEAGGNDVKVKVSTGSLRGSTEDGVTSFKGIPYAAPPTGANRWRPPQPAKSWKGERDATAFGPDCMQASFGPPGDTPPSEDCLFANVWRPAGAKKGDKLPVMVWIHGGAFVFGSGSQPTFSGEAFARQDVILVTLNYRLGRFGFFAFPALSKERRGEPKGNYAYMDQIAGLEWVKRNISKFGGDRNNVTIFGESAGGVSVNALLTSRSAHGLFDKAISESGGGRDGTLTGRPIADDNTDPQFPVSAETIGVNFAQRHGIEGVDAAALARLRALPAEQILDSGAETDGPDGPRTYSGPIVDGRLVAQTPETVFSAAKQSRVPVLIGSNSAELGVEFVRADSKEDLFRQFGDARDEAIAAYDPDGTTDFATLMTMVITDEVWAEPARFIADAVVARRKPAYVYRFSYVAESMRAQYTQGAPHASELEFVFDTLEGRYGDALTDTDRGVASMMNRYWANFAKTGDPNGPGLPEWPQHDPSANPILDFRPDGTAVGGPDPHTARLNAVEKADDLVVPR; from the coding sequence ATGTTCCGATTCAGAACCGCGGCCGCGGTCACCGTGATCGCGACGCTGGTCATCACAGGATTCGTGGGTTCCAGCGCCAGTGCCGCCCCGCCGTGGTGGCATCCGGGCGAGGCCGGGGGCAATGACGTGAAGGTGAAAGTCTCAACGGGCTCGCTGCGCGGCTCCACCGAAGACGGCGTGACCAGTTTCAAGGGTATTCCCTACGCCGCCCCGCCGACTGGCGCCAACCGGTGGCGGCCGCCACAGCCGGCGAAGTCGTGGAAGGGTGAGCGCGACGCCACCGCGTTCGGCCCGGACTGCATGCAGGCGAGCTTCGGTCCGCCTGGAGACACCCCGCCCTCGGAGGACTGCCTGTTCGCCAACGTCTGGCGCCCGGCGGGCGCCAAGAAGGGCGACAAGTTGCCCGTCATGGTCTGGATCCACGGTGGCGCATTCGTCTTCGGCAGCGGATCGCAGCCGACATTCTCAGGCGAGGCGTTCGCCCGGCAGGACGTCATCCTGGTGACCCTCAACTATCGACTCGGACGGTTCGGATTCTTCGCCTTCCCGGCCCTCAGCAAGGAGCGTCGCGGCGAGCCGAAGGGCAACTATGCCTACATGGACCAGATCGCGGGGCTCGAGTGGGTCAAGCGCAACATCTCGAAGTTCGGCGGCGACCGGAACAATGTCACGATCTTCGGGGAGTCGGCCGGGGGCGTCTCGGTCAACGCACTGCTGACTTCTCGCTCAGCGCACGGCCTCTTCGACAAGGCGATTTCCGAATCGGGGGGCGGTCGTGACGGCACCCTCACCGGCCGTCCGATCGCCGATGACAACACCGATCCGCAGTTCCCGGTTTCGGCCGAGACCATCGGCGTCAACTTCGCCCAACGGCATGGGATCGAGGGCGTCGATGCCGCCGCGCTGGCGCGCTTGCGGGCGCTGCCGGCCGAGCAGATCCTCGATAGTGGGGCCGAGACCGATGGCCCGGACGGCCCGCGGACCTATTCGGGGCCGATCGTCGACGGGCGCCTGGTCGCGCAGACGCCCGAGACCGTCTTCTCGGCGGCGAAGCAGAGTCGTGTCCCCGTGCTCATCGGTTCGAACAGCGCCGAACTGGGTGTCGAGTTCGTCCGCGCCGATTCGAAGGAAGACCTCTTCCGGCAGTTCGGCGATGCCAGAGACGAGGCGATCGCCGCGTATGACCCCGACGGGACCACCGATTTCGCCACTCTGATGACGATGGTCATCACCGACGAGGTCTGGGCGGAGCCCGCCCGGTTCATCGCCGATGCCGTCGTCGCCAGGCGCAAACCGGCGTATGTCTATCGGTTCTCCTATGTCGCCGAATCCATGCGGGCTCAATACACGCAGGGAGCACCGCACGCGTCTGAACTCGAGTTCGTCTTCGACACCCTCGAGGGGCGCTACGGCGACGCACTGACAGACACGGACCGCGGCGTCGCCAGCATGATGAACCGCTACTGGGCGAATTTCGCCAAGACGGGCGATCCGAACGGTCCGGGACTCCCGGAGTGGCCGCAGCACGATCCGTCCGCCAATCCGATTCTCGACTTCCGTCCCGATGGCACCGCGGTCGGCGGACCCGACCCCCACACCGCGCGGCTGAATGCCGTCGAGAAGGCCGACGACCTCGTGGTGCCTCGCTGA
- a CDS encoding TetR/AcrR family transcriptional regulator, with product MTTSANPAKPTRKPRGAYAKTAEKRAAILDAALEVFAESGFRSGSLREVSQRVGMSEAGLLHHFRSKTALLEAVLEHRDEKARGLVPVDSPDGMEVLRSLVDLAAHNASIPGVVELYTTLSAEATSPDHPAHAYFARRYDFTREKVERAFLALLADGRLRPGIDPRRAAIAVIALMDGLQVQWLLDRDVVDMSDELRQVFSLFVDGDWDAAASDPSQPAARAGD from the coding sequence ATGACGACCAGTGCCAACCCCGCGAAGCCCACGCGCAAGCCGCGGGGAGCGTATGCCAAGACGGCTGAGAAGCGGGCTGCCATCCTCGACGCCGCGCTCGAGGTCTTCGCCGAGTCCGGCTTTCGATCGGGATCCCTGCGCGAGGTGTCTCAGCGGGTCGGCATGAGCGAGGCCGGTCTGCTGCACCACTTCCGGAGCAAGACAGCCCTGCTCGAAGCGGTACTCGAGCATCGCGACGAGAAGGCCCGCGGATTGGTACCGGTCGACTCGCCCGACGGCATGGAGGTGCTCCGCAGCCTGGTCGATCTTGCCGCGCACAACGCGTCGATCCCGGGCGTTGTGGAGCTCTACACCACCCTGTCGGCCGAGGCGACGTCGCCCGATCATCCGGCCCACGCATATTTCGCTCGCCGCTACGACTTCACCCGCGAGAAGGTGGAACGTGCGTTCCTGGCCCTCCTCGCCGACGGCCGGCTGCGCCCCGGCATCGACCCGCGCCGCGCGGCCATCGCTGTGATCGCGCTCATGGACGGGCTGCAGGTGCAGTGGCTGCTTGACCGTGACGTCGTCGACATGTCGGACGAACTGCGCCAGGTGTTCTCGCTGTTCGTCGACGGAGATTGGGACGCCGCGGCATCCGACCCGTCGCAACCAGCCGCGCGCGCAGGCGACTGA
- a CDS encoding ABC transporter substrate-binding protein, with amino-acid sequence MFRLKATAAVAAIAVLALTGCSGGGDVTPDEGDTTRAEQLSLSSFVAPTSFDIGEGADYGNRSPFFQAVFDTLLQKNGDGEIEAWLATEWEYNDDGTVLTLTLRDDATFTDGEPVNAEAVVASLERFRDGSAPQAATLAGKEFAAVDDFTVEITQPAADPSLLNLLSIAPGLVQAPSSFDDPDSATNPVGSGPYIFDAAASVIGTTYNFTANPDYWNPDAVKYENLTISVIEESTATLNALKAGEVNGSKIIDNTTIPEVEASGWTVQSNELDFQGMLLFDRAGTMSPEIGNVQVRQAINKAFDREALLEALQAGYGTTTEQVFPVTSVGFDEALDSTYGYDPEGARELLAEAGYPEGFTLNLMTTPAFQTTFDLVAQQLADVGITVNYTDPGTGNYITEMLAPSYPAAFMALEQNPDWQLINFMISPDATYNPFGYSDPQVDEYMSTIQLGTEEEAEQATKDLNAYIVDEAWFAPFFRVQASFAVDENTNLEFWPTNAYPSIFGFSPKS; translated from the coding sequence ATGTTCCGATTGAAGGCCACAGCAGCCGTCGCCGCCATCGCCGTCCTCGCGCTCACCGGTTGCTCGGGAGGCGGGGATGTGACACCCGACGAGGGGGACACCACTCGAGCCGAACAGTTGAGCCTCAGCTCATTCGTCGCTCCAACGAGTTTCGACATCGGCGAAGGCGCCGATTACGGAAACCGCAGCCCATTCTTCCAAGCCGTGTTCGACACGTTGCTCCAGAAGAACGGGGATGGCGAGATAGAGGCGTGGCTCGCCACGGAGTGGGAGTACAACGACGACGGCACTGTGCTCACGCTGACGCTGCGCGACGACGCCACCTTCACCGACGGTGAGCCCGTCAACGCGGAAGCCGTCGTAGCGAGCCTCGAGCGGTTCCGCGACGGCAGCGCACCGCAGGCGGCGACGCTCGCGGGCAAGGAGTTCGCCGCGGTCGATGACTTCACCGTCGAGATCACTCAGCCCGCGGCCGACCCGTCGCTGCTCAATCTGCTGTCGATCGCCCCCGGTCTCGTCCAGGCGCCGTCATCGTTCGACGATCCGGATTCGGCGACGAACCCCGTCGGCTCAGGGCCGTACATCTTCGACGCCGCCGCTTCGGTCATCGGCACCACCTACAACTTCACCGCCAATCCGGACTACTGGAATCCCGATGCGGTGAAGTACGAGAACCTCACCATCAGCGTGATCGAGGAATCGACAGCCACGCTCAACGCACTCAAGGCCGGTGAGGTGAACGGATCCAAGATCATCGACAACACCACCATCCCCGAGGTCGAGGCGTCGGGGTGGACGGTCCAGTCGAACGAACTCGACTTCCAGGGCATGCTCCTGTTCGACCGTGCCGGCACCATGTCCCCCGAGATCGGCAACGTGCAGGTCCGGCAGGCGATCAACAAGGCGTTCGACCGCGAGGCACTGCTCGAAGCGCTGCAGGCGGGCTACGGCACGACCACCGAGCAGGTCTTCCCTGTGACATCGGTCGGCTTCGACGAGGCGCTGGACAGCACCTACGGCTACGACCCCGAAGGGGCCCGAGAGCTTCTTGCCGAGGCCGGCTATCCCGAGGGCTTCACGCTGAACCTGATGACGACTCCGGCGTTCCAGACGACATTCGATCTCGTCGCCCAGCAGTTGGCCGATGTTGGCATCACCGTCAACTACACCGACCCCGGCACCGGCAACTACATCACGGAGATGCTTGCGCCGAGCTATCCGGCCGCGTTCATGGCCCTCGAACAGAATCCCGATTGGCAGCTGATCAACTTCATGATCTCGCCGGATGCCACCTACAACCCCTTCGGGTACTCCGACCCGCAGGTCGACGAGTACATGTCGACGATCCAGCTCGGAACCGAGGAGGAGGCGGAGCAGGCGACGAAGGACCTCAACGCCTACATCGTGGACGAGGCCTGGTTCGCCCCGTTCTTCCGGGTGCAGGCATCGTTCGCGGTCGACGAGAACACCAACCTCGAGTTCTGGCCGACCAACGCCTACCCTTCGATCTTCGGCTTCTCGCCGAAGAGCTGA
- a CDS encoding ABC transporter permease yields the protein MLAFILRRVLAGLALIVVISFLAFVLLYLAGGDIARRILGENASAESVARRREELGLDAPLLTRYWDWVISALTGDFGRSWFSGELVTASVTNRLAVTLSIVIGATIISALLSVVLGVWAARRGGVVDGAIQIFSLVGFAIPGFLIALGLVLVFGVSLGWFRATGYTPVTTSVTGWLSSVTLPIIALSIGAIASVAQQIRGSVIDAMSRDYVRTLRSRGLRTDSVVYRHVLRNAAGPALAVLAVQFIGLLGGAVIVEQVFAIPGMGQLAVRATSLGDLPVVLGVVIAFAVIVIIVNLLIDIAQAALNPKVRLS from the coding sequence ATGCTCGCATTCATTCTCCGGCGCGTGCTCGCCGGTCTCGCGCTCATCGTGGTCATCTCCTTCCTTGCCTTCGTCCTGCTGTATCTCGCAGGCGGCGATATCGCTCGCCGCATCCTCGGCGAGAACGCGAGTGCCGAGTCGGTCGCGAGACGTCGCGAGGAACTGGGGCTCGACGCGCCACTGCTCACCCGGTATTGGGATTGGGTCATCTCCGCGCTCACCGGTGATTTCGGCCGCAGCTGGTTCAGCGGCGAGCTCGTGACGGCAAGCGTGACGAATCGGCTCGCGGTGACACTCTCGATCGTGATCGGCGCGACGATCATTTCGGCGCTGCTCTCCGTTGTGCTCGGCGTCTGGGCGGCTCGACGCGGCGGCGTGGTCGACGGTGCCATTCAGATCTTCTCCCTCGTAGGCTTCGCGATCCCGGGCTTTCTCATCGCACTGGGACTCGTGCTGGTGTTCGGCGTGAGCCTCGGCTGGTTCCGGGCCACCGGCTACACACCGGTGACGACCTCGGTGACAGGGTGGCTGTCATCGGTGACCCTGCCGATCATCGCGCTGTCGATCGGTGCCATCGCGAGCGTCGCGCAGCAGATCCGCGGTTCGGTCATCGACGCCATGTCCCGCGACTATGTGCGGACGCTCCGCTCGCGCGGCCTGCGCACCGACTCCGTCGTCTACCGGCACGTTCTGCGCAATGCGGCGGGTCCGGCCCTCGCCGTTCTGGCGGTGCAGTTCATCGGGCTCCTGGGTGGCGCCGTCATCGTCGAGCAGGTCTTCGCGATCCCGGGCATGGGTCAGCTCGCCGTCCGCGCGACCAGTCTCGGCGATCTGCCCGTCGTGCTGGGCGTCGTCATCGCGTTCGCGGTGATCGTCATCATCGTCAATCTCCTCATCGACATCGCCCAAGCTGCGCTGAACCCGAAGGTGCGACTCTCATGA